The following coding sequences lie in one Lolium perenne isolate Kyuss_39 chromosome 2, Kyuss_2.0, whole genome shotgun sequence genomic window:
- the LOC127336883 gene encoding small RNA degrading nuclease 1 — MGERLAGAEKEVLVEIVRFTQKNGLKGAEGGWKDFLALNDKKYGVSVSDPKKRTKDVLLSFLVTFSKDFQKYFSKLVRRHTERRAIEQYMNEFSGKISPEQKLVQLTTEHTEYRKNYYFPSYQEGWKIVRIGKLASSMNSGAMLAIDCEMVLCNDGTEAVVRVCVVDSKLEVKLDELVNPLKAVADYRTNITGVSKKDLEGVKFSLVDVQKSLKKLLAKGKILVGHSLYRDLYVLKFDYSRVIDTAYIFQYANLPTTASASLNSLCKSVCGYTLREEGKPHDCLKDAEAAMNLVTAKLKHGFNDPIEIAENSVPESDQMKLLAHRIPVYLPSQELLKILSGNPSIEEKIDARIRGDFYSTCILFKDIDEADKAFDELDGQETKDTSGRLQKSVLLKRDNGDVANFFVRKMVYGSRPNNTDVSKKRPEPTDNVEQKREDVDGDKQKRQRTSKKHRKKAKTPVVE; from the exons ATGGGCGAGCGGCTCGCCGGCGCCGAGAAGGAG GTGCTTGTTGAGATCGTGAGGTTCACGCAGAAGAACGGGCTGAAGGGCGCCGAGGGGGGATGGAAGGATTTCCTGGCTCTCAACGACAAGAAGTACGGCGTCTCCGTCAGCGACCCCAAGAAGCGGACCAAGGACGTgctgctctctttccttgtgacctTCTCCAAGGATTTCCAGAAG TACTTCAGCAAACTGGTAAGGCGCCACACGGAACGGAGAGCGATCGAGCAGTACATGAATGAGTTCTCTGGCAAGATTTCTCCCGAGCAG AAGCTTGTTCAACTGACGACTGAACACACCGAGTACAGGAAAAATTACTACTTCCCATCTTACCAGGAG GGGTGGAAAATAGTGCGGATAGGAAAACTCGCCAGTAGTATGAACTCTGGAGCCATGTTGGCAATTGATTGTGAGATGGTCCTTTGCAACGATGGTACGGAAGCTGTTGTCCGAGTATGTGTTGTTGACAGCAAACTGGAG GTTAAGTTGGATGAACTTGTAAATCCCTTGAAAGCTGTTGCGGACTATAGGACAAACATCACTGGTGTATCTAAGAAGGATTTAGAAGGAGTCAAATTCTCATTAGTTGATGTTCAG AAATCATTGAAGAAACTCTTGGCCAAAGGAAAGATTTTGGTTGGCCATAGCTTATATAGAGATTTATATG TTCTGAAGTTTGACTACAGTCGAGTCATTGATACGGCATACATCTTCCAGTATGCAAATTTACCTACTACTGCGTCAGCTTCTTTAAACAGTCTTTGCAAG TCTGTTTGTGGGTACACTCTTCGAGAAGAAGGAAAACCACATGATTGCTTGAAGGATGCAGAAGCTGCGATGAATCTAGTTACAGCAAAGCTCAAGCATGGATTTAATGATCCCATTGAGATTGCAGAAAATAGT GTACCTGAATCTGATCAGATGAAGTTGCTTGCTCATAGAATTCCAGTCTATCTTCCTTCTCAAGAGCTGCTTAAAATTTTATCTGGAAATCCCAGCATTGAGGAGAAG ATTGATGCAAGGATTCGAGGAGACTTTTATTCTACGTGTATTTTGTTCAAGGACATAGATGAGGCAGATAAAGCGTTTGATGAACTAGATGGCCAAGAGACCAAG GACACTAGTGGGCGACTGCAAAAGTCTGTGCTCCTGAAGCGTGACAATGGCGATGTCGCGAACTTCTTTGTTCGAAAGATGGTATACGGTTCCCGGCCCAACAACACTGATGTTTCGAAGAAGAGGCCAGAGCCTACTGACAACGTGGAGCAAAAGAGAGAAGATGTCGATGGGGACAAGCAAAAAAGGCAAAGAACTAGCAAGAAGCACAGGAAGAAAGCCAAGACACCAGTGGTTGAGTGA
- the LOC127336886 gene encoding leucine-rich repeat receptor protein kinase HPCA1 translates to MRAPTRRWALLPLLLVASSVPAGLCDTNPQDASALRSLMSQWSNYPSTWTSSGDPCDGSWDGIMCSNGRITSLRVASVNLQGTLSDSIGQLSQLVFLDFSYNTGLTGPLPASIGNLVQLTTLIVAGCSFNGGIPKELGSLLKMSFLALNSNQFTGTIPASLGLLSNLYWLDLADNKLTGSLPISTGTAPGLDMLTRTQHFHFSKNQLSGPLTGLFNSNMSLLHILFDANQFSGPIPSEVGTISSLTVIRLDRNKLVGPVPNLTNLVNLNELNLASNQLTGSLPDLSSMNMLNVVDLSNNTFNASVAPNWFTTLTSLTSLSISSGKLTGEVPKALFTLPQLQEVVLSKNQLSGTLDMSGNISQRLQSVDLNTNSILSANVTPNYKKALVLLNNPACFDESLSGGPFCSVQQPNVIAYRTSMDKCALTTRCPSDQNQNPVNCGCAFAYSGKMIFRAALFKDSSDSVMFQQLEMSLWTQLNLRAGAVELSDVHFNSDSYLQVQVELFPSSRTSFNHSELIIIGFLLSNHTYKQPEKFGPYIFIADKYIPFLVAGGNKSKFSTGAIAGIAAAAGGLLVIALILTGLFAFRQKRRNQKLKVQTNPFARWGTMPKESGKAPQLKGVRFFTFEELKSCTENFSDSYEIGAGGYGKVYKGTLVDGMRVAIKRAQSGSMQGAAEFKNEIELLSRVHHSNLVSLIGFCFEHGEQMLVYEFVAGGTLRENLVGKGSYLDWNKRLRITLGSARGLAYLHELADPPIIHRDIKSTNILLDENLKAKVADFGLSKLLANGEEGHVSTQVKGTMGYLDPEYYMTQQLSEKSDVYSFGVVMLEMVSGRQPIEKGKYIVREVRQVLDPADRDYYGLHAIVNPAIRGAARTAGFRRYVQLAMQCVDESAVARPSMGTVVKEVEDMLLKEPDMDGPNLAKSSDTEFDGTGRGAPTHLYSDVEITTGGDSVSEYMPYLEVKPK, encoded by the exons ATGAGAGCTCCAACGCGGCGGTGGGCGCTGCTGCCCCTGCTGCTGGTGGCGAGCAGCGTGCCGGCGGGGCTCTGCGACACCAACCCCCAAGATG CCTCGGCGCTCCGGTCGCTGATGAGCCAGTGGAGCAACTACCCGTCGACCTGGACGTCGTCGGGCGACCCATGCGACGGAAGCTGGGACGGGATCATGTGCAGCAACGGGAGGATCACCTCGCT GAGGGTAGCAAGCGTCAACCTGCAGGGCACGTTGAGCGACAGCATTGGACAGCTCAGCCAGCTCGTCTTCCT GGATTTTTCCTACAACACTGGCCTGACTGGTCCGTTGCCTGCTTCGATAGGGAACCTTGTGCAGCTCACAACACT GATCGTGGCTGGTTGCAGTTTCAACGGAGGCATTCCCAAAGAACTGGGCAGCCTACTGAAGATGTCTTTCCT TGCGCTGAATTCAAACCAGTTTACGGGCACAATACCAGCTTCGCTTGGCCTACTCTCAAACCTCTACTGGCTAGACCTGGCAGATAATAAGCTAACAGGATCTCTTCCTATCTCAACAGGAACGGCACCGGGCCTTGACATGCTTACCCGCACACAACACTT CCATTTCAGCAAGAACCAGCTATCCGGACCGCTTACAGGCCTGTTCAACTCTAATATGTCTCTCCTACACAT ATTGTTTGATGCCAATCAATTTTCAGGGCCAATTCCATCTGAGGTTGGAACCATTAGCTCTCTCACAGTTAT TCGATTGGATAGGAACAAGTTAGTGGGACCAGTTCCTAACTTGACCAACTTGGTAAATCTAAATGAGTT GAACTTGGCAAGCAACCAGCTAACTGGATCACTGCCAGATCTCAGCAGCATGAACATGTTAAATGTTGT GGATTTGAGCAACAACACATTTAATGCTTCAGTAGCCCCAAACTGGTTCACAACTCTAACAAGTCTTACTTCACT ATCGATATCTTCTGGAAAACTCACTGGCGAGGTTCCTAAGGCACTATTCACATTGCCCCAACTGCAAGAAGT TGTACTGAGCAAAAACCAGCTCAGCGGGACACTTGATATGTCAGGCAACATCAGCCAACGGCTGCAATCTGTTGATCTCAATACAAACAGCATACTTTCTGCCAATGTCACTCCAAACTACAAAAAGGCACTGGT GCTTCTCAACAATCCGGCGTGTTTCGATGAATCTTTGTCCGGTGGCCCATTTTGCAGCGTCCAGCAACCAAACGTGATAGCATACAGAACTAGCATGGACAAATGTGCCTTGACAACTAGGTGCCCTAGTGATCAGAATCAGAACCCTGTGAATTGTGGCTGCGCCTTTGCATACAGTGGCAAGATGATCTTCAGAGCTGCGCTTTTCAAGGACTCGTCGGACAGCGTTATGTTTCAGCAATTGGAGATGAGCCTCTGGACACAGTTGAACCTGCGTGCCGGTGCAGTTGAGTTGTCCGATGTCCACTTTAACAGCGACAGCTACCTCCAAGTTCAAGTGGAGCTGTTCCCTTCATCCAGGACAAGCTTCAACCATTCTGAACTGATCATCATCGGGTTTCTTCTcagcaaccatacctacaagcAACCGGAAAAGTTCGGGCCTTATATCTTCATTGCAGATAAATATATCCCCTTTTTAG TTGCTGGTGGCAACAAATCAAAGTTCAGTACAGGTGCTATAGCTGGAATCGCAGCAGCGGCCGGTGGGCTTCTTGTGATTGCCCTCATCCTGACGGGATTATTTGCTTTCCGACAGAAGAGAAGGAACCAGAAACTAAAAGTACAAACCAACCCTTTTG CTAGGTGGGGCACTATGCCGAAAGAAAGTGGAAAAGCTCCACAGCTGAAAGGAGTGAGGTTCTTCACCTTCGAGGAGCTGAAAAGCTGCACCGAAAATTTCTCGGATAGCTATGAGATAGGTGCAGGAGGCTATGGAAAG GTGTACAAGGGAACACTGGTAGACGGAATGCGCGTGGCGATAAAGCGTGCGCAGTCTGGGTCGATGCAAGGCGCGGCTGAGTTCAAGAACGAGATCGAGCTGCTGTCCCGTGTTCACCACAGCAACCTGGTGAGCCTGATCGGTTTCTGCTTCGAGCACGGGGAGCAGATGCTGGTGTACGAGTTTGTCGCCGGTGGGACCCTACGAGAGAACCTTGTTGGTAA AGGGTCTTACCTTGATTGGAATAAGAGGCTGAGGATCACTCTCGGCTCGGCAAGGGGCCTGGCATACCTAcacgagctcgccgaccctccGATCATCCACCGGGACATCAAATCCACCAACATCCTCCTCGATGAGAACCTCAAGGCCAAGGTCGCCGACTTCGGCCTCTCCAAGCTCCTCGCTAACGGCGAGGAAGGCCACGTCTCCACCCAAGTCAAAGGAACAATG GGTTACTTGGATCCGGAGTACTATATGACGCAGCAGCTGTCGGAGAAGAGCGATGTGTACAGCTTCGGGGTGGTGATGCTGGAGATGGTGAGCGGGAGGCAGCCGATCGAGAAGGGGAAGTACATCGTGCGGGAGGTGAGGCAGGTCCTCGACCCCGCCGACCGCGACTACTACGGCCTGCACGCCATCGTCAACCCGGCGATTCGGGGCGCCGCGCGGACCGCCGGGTTTAGGCGCTACGTGCAGCTGGCCATGCAGTGCGTGGACGAGTCGGCGGTGGCCCGGCCGTCCATGGGCACCGTGGTGAAGGAAGTGGAGGACATGCTGCTGAAGGAGCCCGACATGGACGGGCCCAACTTGGCCAAATCGTCCGACACCGAATTCGACGGCACAGGCAGGGGCGCGCCCACACACCTCTACAGCGACGTGGAGATCACCACTGGCGGCGACAGCGTGTCGGAGTACATGCCCTACCTCGAGGTCAAGCCCAAATAG
- the LOC127336882 gene encoding probable isoaspartyl peptidase/L-asparaginase 2, producing MGRWAIAIHGGAGVDPNLPEQRQEEAKRVLARCLQLGVDLLRAGAPALDVVEAVVRELETDPCFNSGRGSALTRAGTVEMEASIMDGRGRRCGAVSGVSTVRNPVSLARRVMEKSPHSYLAFAGAEDFARDQGLEVVDNSYFITDENVGMLKLAKEANTILFDYRVPLSGADTCALAAAASDNANGMVMNGLPISIYAPETVGCAVVDSNGHTAAATSTGGLMNKMTGRIGDSPLIGAGTYACGLCAVSCTGEGEAIIRSTLARDVAAVMEYKGLPLQEAVDFCVKERLDEGFAGLIAVSGTGEVAYGFNCTGMFRGCATEDGFMEVGIWE from the exons ATGGGTCGCTGGGCCATTGCGATCCACGGCGGCGCCGGCGTGGACCCGAACCTGCCGGAGCAGcggcaggaggaggcgaagcgcgtccTGGCCCGGTGCCTGCAGCTCGGCGTGGACCTGCTCCGCGCCGGCGCCCCGGCCCTGGACGTGGTGGAGGCGGTGGTGCGCGAGCTGGAGACGGATCCCTGCTTCAACTCCGGCCGGGGGTCCGCTCTCACCCGCGCCGGCACCGTGGAGATGGAGGCCAGCATCATGGACGGCCGCGGGCGGCGCTGCGGCGCCGTCTCCGGCGTGTCCACCGTCCGGAACCCCGTGTCGCTGGCGCGGCGCGTGATGGAGAAGTCGCCCCACTCGTACCTCGCCTTCGCCGGCGCCGAGGATTTCGCGCGCGACCAG GGCCTGGAGGTGGTGGACAACAGCTACTTCATCACCGACGAGAACGTGGGCATGCTCAAGCTCGCCAAGGAGGCCAACACCATCCTCTTCGACTACCGCGTCCCACTCTCCGGCGCCGACACCTGcgcgctggccgccgccgcctcggacAACGCCAACGGCATGGTCATGAACGGGCTGCCCATCAGCATCTACGCGCCGGAAACCGTGGGGTGCGCGGTGGTCGACTCCAACGgccacaccgccgccgccacctccacgGGCGGGCTCATGAACAAGATGACCGGCCGCATCGGCGACTCGCCGCTCATCGGTGCCGGCACCTATGCGTGCGGGCTCTGCGCCGTGTCGTGCACGGGCGAGGGCGAGGCCATCATCCGCTCCACGCTGGCCAGGGACGTCGCCGCCGTCATGGAGTACAAGGGGCTGCCGCTGCAGGAGGCCGTCGACTTCTGCGTCAAGGAGCGGCTTGATGAGGGCTTCGCGGGGCTCATCGCCGTGTCCGGAACTGGGGAGGTGGCGTATGGGTTTAACTGCACTGGCATGTTCAGGGGCTGTGCCACCGAGGATGGGTTCATGGAGGTTGGCATCTGGGAGTGA